Below is a window of Pagrus major chromosome 21, Pma_NU_1.0 DNA.
GATAACTTGTCTTTTTTTAGCCAATGGCTGCATTTGAAAACCCTCATCAACATGTTAGTTAGTATGATAAAACAGTATGTGAGATTTTTTAGTATGTCTGAATTATTAGTATGAAGCCCAGTTTGTGTAAGAAGGTGATGTTAGGTACTGTTTCTGAATACAAGGTACAAGAATGGGTTCCACTGTGAATGGTATCTAAGCCAGGCGTGACATAATGAACAGATGAAGACAATGCCTTTTTGAGAATGGGGTGTTATATCATATGTGTTTAAGTATAATGGTGCAAATACTTGTCGAAtcccaaaaacatttttgtaaagaAGTAGTAGGAACCTTttaacagcagacattttgaaatgttgcagCTTAAAAGGCAAAGGTCTTTATAAAAATCTTAATAAAGGCTAAAATCTATGTTTATATCAATCTATGGTCCTGGCATTATGCATGCTGACTCACTAGTATGAACAGAGAcataattaatgttattagttatAGCGCCATAACAAGTCAGAatttctgctgtgaaaatggTCCATGTGGGCTAATGAGACTGTTTAAAAACTTAACTTAAAAGTAAGCAGGCCTGTATTTTACTAGCTATACTGgttaagtcaaaatgtctgatgtGAAAATGGTCTATATTTTCCAACAGAATCAATGTCAGATGGTTATGGTGCAAGAACTTACATCAGAGTAGTATTTTGTCCCAATGACTCGGGCTCGGCTGTCATGTAAACAGTTCCTGGGACAGTACAACCTGAAGAAAAAGCCAGAGAACGCTTTAGGTCATTGGATATTTTCACTGTATATACTAGAACCCCAGAATATTCTTGTTGTCTCAAAGTCTATCAGGAGACTGAAATTATTCATTGTTTGACTTAAAACTATTTAGGCTAGAGTTAAAGAGCCAAAGGTTGTAGAAAAAGTATACAGACAGTAAATAACAATCTAAATGCTAATTTTCCTTCATTGACAGTGGTGAAAGGTGAGCAGGGTATCTAATGGTATTTTGACTTACTCTGGCTGTAGGCTAGTGTTGCTACATTACTTTGAATTTGGAAGGTCACATGCCAAATCTTCTTTGACTCAGAATGACGGTGGTTCAGCCCGTTGAGGTTTAACCCAAACACTGAGATGTTTTCACTCTACATGAAAAGCTCCAGCTGTCCAACGTGACTGAGTTGAAAGCAGAGTGTTACCTGGGACAGTGTCGAACAGGTTTCTTGAAAGGGCAGAAAAGTGCAACGGTGGTATCACATCTTACAGCTTTtactgggagaaaaaaaagacacaaaaagaaaaaatttgTTTCTCTACACAAACAACATGTTGCTGTATCAGTAACCTCACAGTAAAAAACAGTCGAACTGTATGTTCCTTACCAGGCACCGTCTCTACTTTGTAAGAATTTGCACTCCTGTTCTTCCTGCGAATTTAAAGAAAATTTAATGAAGTTATGGTTTTTGTGGTCTGCATAGCCTTGCATCATTAGTTGAACAGCCCCTATATTTAGAGACaaatatatatctataataATAGAATATATACAATAGTTTATACGTAAATACACAGGAACAATAGACCTTTTGTTGGTcattgttttttgctttttatataCAACTTATTTCTTCACCTACTTGTATGTGCATAATAGTTCCATGTTTATTTTTGACCGATCTTTGCACAGCTTTGGTGtaactgttttaatttttccacttttaataaaaaaaatttaaaaaaattgttcTTGGAACTGTATGTTACACTGACAGACAATTAAAACCAAGttccttgtatgtgtacatACTAGGCCAACAAAGCTGAGTCTGATTCTATCTCAAACTCAACActcaaaactcaacaaaactaAATAATACAGACTGATTCATACCCAAGTGATTGAATACCATTCTTGTATGACTTAGtgaattgttgttttctgcCCAGTCTGGTCACATCCAGCCATCCTCCATCATTGTCTATGACACCAGAGTGTAACGCAGTTCCACACACACTGGATTGCTGCAGTAAAATACAGAGACGAGAATGTTAAAGCAGCTGCgaggaatatttttttgttgattctggcggcccctgtggacaaaagtggtatgaaCACCAGTACCTTGTGTCTAAAGCTCTTGATCTGGCTagtgcatgcatttgttttgaaagcaacTGAAAGAAAGACCCAACATATTCTTCAAAGGAATATTTCTGTTTGCAGGATCATGGAGATTACTTATATTTTTGGCTATGTGAGATTAATAACAGTAATATGaggatggtgaaacaaagtaaacattgactcctcaattcatcctcagcactccaccataaaaaatagttttaattttatgacatGTCCAATTATAAAACAACTCTaataacaatacaaaaataactAATCTccttgctgatggtcttgtttgcttatgtaggtcatatagaggcatcagtttaaactgaaacagtttcaaGCCAGATAAAAGTTCCCTGCACAATTAAGTTTTCTCTGTTGGTAACTAGAGTCTATAGCGTCTATGCTCTCATTACTTTAGACTTTTATAATACAGTATACCATacaatacagtaaataaataaccaTTATTGGTAATCACCATGTCATAATATCCAGTCCCAACTACTTTTCCAGGACTGTCAAGGCAGCCAGGTGGACACTCATATCTACGGATAGAAACAACAGTAAAGTGAACAACATCATGGCACGGGtgccttaaaataaaatataataatatgcaacaacaatataaaatgtttaacaacttaaaattataaGTCTAGACTTATaatttttcccacaatgtttacatatatatatgacaTGAATCTGTTGTCACCATATACTTTAGCATTTACCTGTTACAGGTCGTTCCCTTGCACTGGTCTCTCAGCTTTGTCTCACAGTCGACCTGTTGAcctaaaataacaaacaaacacaaattttGGTAACCTCATTTTAATAATAGCAATGATGTATACTCTAGAAATGGGAGCAGTCCTTACACATCTGCTCTGTGCTGACAACCTGGTTCCTCTCTAGATTGTCATTGGGCGAGGGATTTGGTGTCTGAGCCCTGGGTTGGGGCTCCCTGTCCCTTactggttctggttcaggtTCAATGTAGTTAGTCTCCTCAAGCTCAGGAGCTGGACGCCTGTCAACACCCCCATCTGAAAACATGGATGTCAAattgtcattgtattgtttcaCTATATGTCATAATTTTTCAGACAATGATAAAAGTCATACTTATGTAGCAACATTGTATGGCAATAATATTTTAGAATGCCTCAGTGGgcataaaaacaatatttcaatGACAAAATCATGCAGGAGAGAGCGGGAATATACATTACATGGTGTAGCAGAATGTTggaaactattttctttcaacagaTTTTGCCAATTCGTGtagttaaaaatgtatgaaagcAGATAAAAAATCTTCAGCTCTGTCCCAAACCCACCTTTGTAGCAGAGATTGTCCCTGCAGCCTCCACCGTAGCTAGCTGGACAGGCAGAACAGGGAGCTCCATATTTGTATGGAGCATGACCCCACCAGTTGcctctgaaaaaaacatttatgacatggattttgtcatgttttaaagaggacaaaaaaatatgctttaaaataaacaatgctCAAGGTTTTTGCAGACAATCTAGCTTATTCgagtgtttttaaaagcaggagaTGGAGATCCATGAATGAAACTACCAGACAACCTGTTGTTACAGTACTTCTATTCATTGATGGCAGGTCTCTGCACCAGTTTTACTGAGACAAAACCCTAAcccagatttattttatttccaaacTTTCTCTTCAGCCCAACCTGTCGCTGACTcaaatgacatcacttgaggacATTCACACAGCACCCcctggagcaacaaaaggctttatacattttttttcacccaaGCTGTAAACAGACTCTGTCGTGGGAAATTCGTAGAGTTCCCCTTTAAGTCATGatcatgttttgtattttgtctggTTTGCCtcttttcaaaaacacacaagtattaacaaataaaaaataagtgatTCTGAGATTTTACTTTTGAGTTGTATCATATGAAATTTCACATggaaacaagcaaaaacatacGGTGGAGAGTAGTTGCAGACCAGATAGACAGCTTTCGCCCAGATCATTCCCCACACGTTCATGTTGTAACACACGTTGATGGCACAGCCGATGCGATTGCTGGTCGCCCAAACCAActgaaaatgacacacacacacacacacacacatacacacacacaaagtaaagcATTCAGTGGTACATTTGTTGGAACTTGAAGCAGAACTTTCAACAGGCAGCGTTCAACACACCATGATTTGACATTCTTTTGGTACATCTGCTCTCAGAGTGACAataatttaaaacttttattacCTGGATGATGGGCTTTGTTTTTATCAAACTGATCTGATAGAGAAAAGAGCTCACATGTTCTCGAAGCCAACACCGTCAGTACATCCGCACAGGTGTTGTTACTCATTTTAGTGGATTGGGTTCCTTTATAGAGGTCTAATCAGCCAGAGTGACTATAAACACTCCATTccataataatattatttttttaaatagttccattaaaaaaaaaaaagctctaaGAAAAAATTTTCTAAGAGCCTAAAATAATCCAATGGCAACTTTAACCCTTTAAGACATGGACAAGGAAAAGGCCCTACCTGAGTGTAGTGAGTACAAACAGGTCCTGAACATCTGAATGGGCAGTGAGGGTTACACTCCTGGGAGTAGGGATAGCTGTAGTACCTCACCTCATCATACCAGGCCTGGACATGGTAGGTGGGGGGACGGTCCCTAAAGTCAGAGAAGAGATATTATACTGTATCCTTTAATTTGATCACCAATACAAAAAGCATTTGAGAATAAATATATTGAACACATACATATCTCTAAATGAACCGTATTTGTTGCTAATGTCTATCCACTGTATATGTACAACCCCAatttgggatgctgtgtaaaacgtaaataaaaaaagaacgATGACCATTTTACCATTTTACTAAGCTGCATTAGTCCCATGAGCAAAGCATTTCTCCTCAGGCTGTTCTGTATCAAAACATATAAATCTTACCATGGACAGGTGTAATAAATACAGAATACAACTGTCAGGTTTGTTTGTGGTTAAAATGCATTTGGTATCACACTGATGTGGAAAAGGCTGGTGCATACTGTGAGAAAACACTATTATTCTTATCATAGTGCTATtgtataaaacacactttaactgaCACACTTCGCTCCACTTCactgcacatacacacctgCCCCAGTGCGCTCCAAGGTTTTGGCCTATCTGTGTCAACATGTGGCTCGGTCCATGTTCCCATCGGCAGGAATATGCCCAGTGCTCTGCGCTCCTCTCTAACTCGTAATCCCATACCTGGGgagtacacacagacagacaaacacaaacacacacatacacacaaacacacacacacacacacaccagttctTGGTTAAAAACTTATTTGCCTCTGGAAGGTCACCTGTGGTGGTCAGCCACGGTAAGTAGCTAATACTTCTTTCAGCAGGCACCTAAAGCATTAGGTTAGGTAATATGAGTTTTCTCTTGGGCTCCAGGTTAAACTCACTGAGTCCAGAGCAGCTCCAACAGATGTTTGCAGACCTGGAACTCTATTCTGGATCACCCTCATGATTGAAGTGGGCTAAGTGGCCACTTACTGTAGTTGCGGCTTTAATTGctacacatttcatttttcatgtatcCCATCATGCTCTTTGAGGAAACTAAACTACCATAAATTCCAAGCTACTCAGAAAGTTACCTTACATACTTGAGGCAAGGTGAGCCTGAAAGATGAACCTGCTCTTTACTTTAAAGTGGCACAGTGGCTGCCTGTGCGCATGCCTCTCGTAAATTTAACACAGTATAGTCAAAACTAGGCCTCTcctattaaacacacacattcccactctaacacacagacacatacatgagagagaagggaaacAGAGAAgtatcaccaccaccacaccgACTTGCAGCTTTGTGCTACTATTCAATGTGGTTGTTTCATAGCTTGTTTCCAGTAAGTTTTGGTCTCATAAAACaagctgagagagaaaaagctgataaaaaaaaagaaaaaatagagagCCTCTGTCTGGAGGCTTGATGCCATCTTTACTGTAAAACCTCGACAAACTCAATTTAACTCAAAATACCTGAaaaccactcacacacaggaaatAATACCATAGATCTGAACAATTGAAATGTTGTGGCAAAGTTAATGTACTGATTAATAATTGACGTTGTTGGGGAGGGAGAAGAATAGGTGCAGTGTGCTCTGCTGTTGGCACACAGTTATAACGTCATAACTAACAGGATAGTGCTTAAGTGTGGAGTTGTAACTGCTCTGATTGACCACCATAATGTGTTCCATATGTCTGCTAAGGCAAACACACTGTGCACACTGTTGCCAATTCACTGTGGTGctgctttctttctgtttaGGCCTGATTGGAGAAGTGATATTTTGACTCTTTACTTCTTTGGCCACAATCCAGCTGTGGCTGAGATACCAACACTGAGTTGGCTCTAACCTTCTCACATGGTTCCCATGTGATACTGTATTTCTCTGTTAGGTAGTCTTCTTATTATTCAAATGTTGATGATTTTATCTTTATTGAACTTAGTTAAAGCTTAAATATATGACATTTTGAGAATTAACATAGCAGCAAACAAGTATTTGCAATGTAAAGATACAGTGgaataagcaaataaataatgtcacaCTCCTGTGGAGTGTTTTGTAATCCAAGCTTCTCTGATCTTTGTTTTAGTAGCTATTCCGGCCACATGTGCATATTAGTGCAAGAAGCAATTTTGgagtaagatagttgattgttgagtttcatgTCAAAGCTACCTTTAAGGGCCCTGACAAGCCAGGCACGCAATGTCAGGGCCATCGTTGAGCTTCTGTGGCCCTGATTGTTGCGGTGTGTCCCACACAGTCAGCCCTTGTGTGAGGCTTTTTGGCCGGTTGATCTTGTAGAATCGTACCTTTGCTGAGAGAaatctctgattggctgttcataAAAGTAAATCAgtgcagaggaagagacagaaaaagaaagggaaagccccttaAATAgaccaaaataaatgtgtgcatTATTCCCTCAGCAAAGTTggagaaaaacaataaagcCTATCTATGGCTTAAAAAGTTTTCCAAACCATATTTAGTGTACTGTTTTGCCGTAATATGGCAACGTAAATATGACAATACGTCCTACCAGGACGCCATGTTGAAAACGGAAACGGTGAAGACAGGTTGTGactcacatgcactaacatgcaTGCTCACATGCACGCCCAGCTGGCCTgatgaccaa
It encodes the following:
- the LOC141017153 gene encoding cysteine-rich secretory protein LCCL domain-containing 1-like, which encodes MKRSLTFPGWVRAASLFLCLTQTVLAMVLTNSTKLESILDKYSDKDEEWWRARSRGKRAISEGDMHLILDLHNKLRGQVHPPASNMEYMVWDYELERSAEHWAYSCRWEHGPSHMLTQIGQNLGAHWGRDRPPTYHVQAWYDEVRYYSYPYSQECNPHCPFRCSGPVCTHYTQLVWATSNRIGCAINVCYNMNVWGMIWAKAVYLVCNYSPPGNWWGHAPYKYGAPCSACPASYGGGCRDNLCYKDGGVDRRPAPELEETNYIEPEPEPVRDREPQPRAQTPNPSPNDNLERNQVVSTEQMCQQVDCETKLRDQCKGTTCNRYECPPGCLDSPGKVVGTGYYDMQSSVCGTALHSGVIDNDGGWLDVTRLGRKQQFTKSYKNGIQSLGKNRSANSYKVETVPVKAVRCDTTVALFCPFKKPVRHCPRLYCPRNCLHDSRARVIGTKYYSDKSSICRAAIHAGVIKNESGGYLDVMPVDKRSQYSGSYQNAITSESLLNPTGGKAFRVFAVI